A region from the Variovorax sp. RKNM96 genome encodes:
- the dksA gene encoding RNA polymerase-binding protein DksA encodes MKKPAAKATPASKPAAKKAPAAKAVPAAKKVSATAKAPATKEKSASKKPAAPPVKAATAAKKSVKPAKPATATKTAGTGPSSSKPVGRPAAVPSAPPIPMKKTAAASSSAPATPSIPAQTATPAPAARGGRVSRLSQLTVPSMPQSVASTAAKSSFSQAPSTALVPPPPLAVKKDPKLANNWKTKSPAELTDAEVIAMPDTEYMNEKQMAFFRLKLEELKRGILENAGETTEHLREDTVVVPDPADRATIEEEHALELRTRDRERKLLKKIEQSIQRIDAGDYGYCDETGEPIGVGRLLARPTATLSLEAQQRRELKQKMFGD; translated from the coding sequence GTGAAGAAACCCGCCGCCAAGGCCACGCCAGCATCCAAGCCCGCCGCAAAGAAGGCGCCGGCTGCGAAGGCTGTACCCGCGGCGAAAAAGGTTTCCGCCACCGCGAAAGCGCCTGCAACGAAGGAGAAAAGCGCGTCCAAAAAGCCCGCAGCACCACCGGTCAAGGCCGCAACCGCTGCAAAGAAGTCCGTCAAGCCCGCCAAGCCTGCAACAGCAACCAAGACCGCAGGCACGGGTCCATCGTCATCCAAACCCGTCGGCCGCCCTGCTGCCGTTCCTTCTGCTCCCCCGATCCCCATGAAAAAAACGGCTGCCGCCTCCTCTTCCGCCCCGGCGACACCTTCGATACCCGCTCAAACCGCCACGCCCGCACCCGCCGCGCGTGGGGGCCGTGTGTCCCGGCTGTCGCAACTGACCGTCCCCTCGATGCCGCAGTCCGTGGCGTCGACCGCCGCCAAGTCCAGCTTCTCGCAGGCGCCGTCCACCGCGCTGGTGCCGCCGCCGCCGCTGGCCGTCAAGAAAGACCCCAAGCTCGCGAACAACTGGAAGACCAAGTCGCCCGCCGAGCTGACCGATGCCGAAGTCATCGCGATGCCCGACACCGAGTACATGAACGAAAAGCAGATGGCGTTCTTCCGCCTGAAGCTGGAAGAACTCAAGCGCGGCATCCTGGAAAACGCCGGCGAGACCACCGAGCACCTGCGTGAAGACACGGTGGTCGTGCCCGATCCGGCCGACCGCGCCACCATCGAGGAAGAACACGCCCTCGAGCTGCGCACCCGTGACCGCGAACGCAAGCTGCTCAAGAAGATCGAGCAGTCGATCCAGCGCATCGACGCCGGCGACTACGGCTACTGCGACGAGACCGGCGAGCCCATCGGTGTCGGCCGCCTGCTGGCCCGCCCGACCGCCACGCTGTCGCTCGAGGCGCAACAGCGCCGCGAGCTCAAGCAGAAAATGTTCGGAGATTGA
- a CDS encoding STAS domain-containing protein, translated as MPKEESGRLFSKVAKFVRNPLKDWSELDAPSSTSDSSLPEQTYSREMLKEMIERRQRNDFVRRREFDMLRKLRQREAAAHAFEATVTPSSFNVNSSSEKSEGRALTLKKIDEIEEQMSQQWWKGRGPNGETLVNPPPDAGAETLPPVHVDDLLQPPPVHRTVAAVAPVEAAGAASAGGAPPLLSSRLAHDGALEEAVIRFAHGDDAGAEAILLQALASESAPADGDNDAAAERDDSRWRTLFDLYRATGDAAKFAAARMRYAQRMKRMGPDWVSLEDLARSVKAVTASEEAEQGGEGGGAQADWNSPARLSREGLMSLTRALSQAGSVWTLDWRSLTAIEPEAAAPLRVLLTHWADSPVKLRFIGTAQLLAVLAEAAPNNERGTDDVWWQLHLAALRVMHLPDDFELVALNYCITYEVSPPSWQDPIGECTALAAPPPSRSSSVWSLLSSAESESFPTHDTGFAALAGDLRGESLSSWQRLDTDLRHTTAPVISCAALLRMDLAAAGTLLSWVRARDANGERVQFVDAHRLIAALFGLVGIADHATVAVRKN; from the coding sequence ATGCCAAAGGAAGAATCGGGCCGTCTTTTCTCGAAGGTGGCCAAGTTTGTCCGCAATCCGCTCAAGGATTGGTCGGAGCTGGATGCGCCTTCCTCCACGTCGGACTCCTCGCTGCCCGAGCAGACCTACAGCCGGGAGATGCTCAAGGAGATGATCGAGCGGCGCCAGCGCAACGATTTCGTGCGCCGGCGCGAGTTCGACATGCTGCGCAAGCTCCGCCAGCGCGAGGCTGCCGCCCACGCTTTCGAGGCGACGGTCACGCCGTCGTCGTTCAACGTCAACAGCTCCTCTGAAAAGTCCGAGGGCCGCGCGCTCACGCTCAAGAAGATCGACGAGATCGAAGAGCAGATGTCGCAGCAGTGGTGGAAAGGCCGCGGCCCGAACGGCGAAACGCTGGTCAACCCGCCGCCCGATGCCGGCGCCGAGACGCTGCCGCCGGTCCATGTCGACGATCTGCTTCAACCGCCCCCGGTGCACCGCACGGTGGCGGCTGTGGCGCCCGTCGAAGCCGCAGGTGCAGCGAGTGCCGGCGGCGCACCGCCGCTGCTGTCTTCCCGGCTGGCGCACGACGGCGCGCTCGAAGAAGCGGTGATCCGCTTCGCGCATGGCGACGACGCCGGCGCCGAGGCGATCCTGCTGCAGGCGCTGGCCTCCGAGAGCGCACCGGCCGACGGCGACAACGACGCCGCAGCCGAACGCGACGACAGCCGCTGGCGCACCCTGTTCGACCTCTATCGCGCCACCGGCGACGCCGCCAAGTTCGCGGCCGCCCGCATGCGCTACGCGCAGCGCATGAAGCGCATGGGCCCCGATTGGGTATCGCTCGAGGACCTGGCCCGCAGCGTGAAGGCGGTGACCGCCAGCGAAGAGGCCGAGCAGGGCGGCGAGGGCGGTGGTGCCCAGGCCGACTGGAACAGTCCCGCGCGCCTGTCCCGCGAGGGGCTGATGAGCCTGACGCGCGCGCTGTCGCAGGCCGGTTCGGTCTGGACGCTCGACTGGCGCTCGCTGACCGCCATCGAGCCCGAGGCGGCCGCGCCGCTGCGCGTGCTGCTGACCCACTGGGCTGATTCGCCGGTCAAGCTGCGCTTCATCGGCACCGCGCAACTGCTGGCGGTGCTGGCCGAAGCGGCGCCCAACAACGAACGCGGCACCGACGACGTCTGGTGGCAGCTGCACCTGGCCGCGCTGCGGGTGATGCACCTGCCCGACGATTTCGAACTGGTGGCGCTCAACTATTGCATCACCTACGAGGTGTCGCCGCCGTCCTGGCAGGACCCGATCGGCGAATGCACCGCGCTCGCCGCGCCGCCGCCCAGCCGCAGCAGCTCGGTGTGGTCGCTGCTGTCGAGTGCCGAATCGGAGAGCTTTCCCACCCACGACACCGGTTTTGCCGCGCTGGCGGGCGATCTGCGGGGCGAATCGCTGTCGTCCTGGCAGCGGCTCGATACCGACCTGCGGCACACCACGGCGCCCGTCATTTCGTGCGCGGCGCTGCTGCGCATGGACCTCGCCGCCGCCGGCACGCTGCTCAGTTGGGTGCGGGCGCGGGACGCGAATGGCGAGCGGGTGCAGTTCGTCGATGCGCACCGGCTGATCGCCGCGCTGTTCGGCCTCGTGGGCATTGCGGACCACGCAACCGTAGCCGTTCGAAAGAACTGA
- the hslV gene encoding ATP-dependent protease subunit HslV, translated as MEQFHGTTIVSVRRKTPQGDQVAIGGDGQVTLGNIVIKGTARKVRRLYHGKVLAGFAGATADAFTLFERFEAKLEKHQGHLTRAAVELTKDWRTDRVLRKLEAMLAVADATTSLIITGNGDVLEPEDGVIAIGSGGAYAQSAAKALIDNTDLSAEQIVRKSLAIAGEICIYTNMNHTVEAL; from the coding sequence ATGGAACAGTTTCACGGCACCACCATCGTGAGCGTGCGCCGCAAGACCCCCCAAGGCGACCAGGTCGCCATCGGCGGGGACGGGCAGGTCACTCTCGGCAATATCGTCATCAAGGGCACGGCGCGCAAAGTGCGCCGCCTCTATCACGGCAAGGTGCTGGCCGGTTTTGCCGGCGCCACCGCCGACGCCTTCACGCTCTTCGAGCGCTTCGAGGCCAAGCTCGAAAAGCACCAGGGCCATTTGACCCGCGCGGCGGTCGAGCTCACCAAGGACTGGCGCACCGACCGCGTGCTGCGCAAGCTCGAGGCGATGCTGGCCGTGGCGGACGCCACCACCTCGCTCATCATCACCGGCAACGGCGACGTGCTGGAGCCCGAAGACGGTGTGATCGCCATCGGCTCGGGTGGCGCGTATGCCCAGTCGGCGGCCAAGGCGCTGATCGACAACACCGACCTTTCGGCCGAGCAGATCGTGCGCAAATCGCTGGCGATCGCCGGAGAAATCTGCATTTACACGAACATGAACCACACGGTGGAAGCGCTCTGA
- the hslU gene encoding ATP-dependent protease ATPase subunit HslU encodes MSMTPQEIVSELDNHIVGQPAAKRAVAIALRNRWRRQQVDEKLRSEITPKNILMIGPTGVGKTEIARRLARLADAPFIKVEATKFTEVGYVGKDVDSIIRDLAEIAVKQTRESESAKVRARAEDAAEDRILDVLLPPARGADGTTPAIDGPNPTRQAFRKKLREHQLDDKEIELDLAETRTPLEIMGPAGMEEMTEQLRGMFGQMGGGKRKTRKLKIAEALRLLIDEEAAKLVNEDEIRAQAITNAEQNGIVFIDEIDKVATRSEAQGSDVSRQGVQRDLLPLVEGTAVTTKYGVVRTDHMLFIASGAFHLSKPSDLIPELQGRFPIRVELQSLSVSDFESILTQTRASLVKQYQALLATEGVTLDFQPDGVTRLASIAFEVNERTENIGARRLSTVMERLLDEVSFDAARIEGQTIRIDAAYVDERLKALSHDEDLSRFIL; translated from the coding sequence ATGTCCATGACCCCCCAGGAAATCGTCTCCGAGCTCGACAACCACATCGTCGGGCAGCCGGCCGCCAAGCGCGCCGTGGCCATCGCCCTGCGCAACCGCTGGCGTCGCCAGCAGGTCGACGAGAAGCTGCGCAGCGAGATCACCCCGAAGAACATCCTCATGATCGGCCCGACGGGCGTGGGCAAGACCGAGATCGCCCGCCGTCTCGCGCGCCTGGCGGATGCGCCGTTCATCAAGGTCGAGGCGACCAAGTTCACCGAGGTGGGCTACGTCGGGAAAGACGTCGATTCGATCATCCGCGACCTCGCCGAGATCGCCGTCAAGCAGACCCGTGAATCCGAAAGCGCCAAGGTGCGCGCGCGGGCCGAAGACGCCGCAGAAGACCGCATCCTCGACGTGCTGCTGCCTCCGGCGCGCGGTGCCGATGGCACGACCCCGGCGATCGACGGCCCCAACCCCACGCGCCAGGCCTTCCGCAAGAAACTGCGCGAGCACCAGCTGGACGACAAGGAAATCGAACTCGACCTCGCCGAGACCCGCACGCCGCTCGAGATCATGGGCCCCGCCGGCATGGAGGAGATGACCGAGCAACTGCGCGGCATGTTCGGCCAGATGGGCGGCGGCAAGCGCAAGACGCGCAAGCTCAAGATCGCCGAGGCGCTGCGCCTCCTGATCGACGAGGAAGCGGCCAAGCTGGTCAACGAGGACGAGATCCGCGCGCAGGCGATCACCAACGCCGAGCAGAACGGCATCGTCTTCATCGACGAGATCGACAAGGTCGCCACGCGCAGCGAAGCGCAGGGCTCCGACGTGTCGCGCCAGGGCGTGCAGCGCGATTTGCTGCCGCTGGTGGAGGGCACGGCCGTGACCACCAAGTACGGCGTGGTGCGCACCGACCACATGCTGTTCATCGCGAGCGGTGCGTTCCACCTGAGCAAGCCGAGCGACCTGATCCCCGAGCTGCAGGGGCGGTTTCCGATCCGCGTCGAGCTGCAATCGCTCTCGGTGTCGGACTTCGAGAGCATCCTCACGCAGACCCGCGCGTCGCTCGTGAAGCAGTACCAGGCGTTGCTCGCGACAGAGGGCGTGACCCTCGACTTCCAGCCCGACGGCGTGACCCGCCTGGCGAGCATCGCCTTCGAGGTGAACGAGCGCACCGAGAACATCGGCGCGCGCCGTTTGTCGACCGTGATGGAGCGCCTGCTCGATGAGGTAAGCTTCGACGCGGCCCGCATCGAGGGTCAGACGATCCGTATCGATGCCGCTTACGTCGACGAGCGCCTCAAGGCACTAAGTCACGACGAAGACCTTTCGCGCTTCATCCTCTGA
- the mraZ gene encoding division/cell wall cluster transcriptional repressor MraZ codes for MFQGASSLSLDAKGRLSVPTRHRDVLSATAGGQLTITKHPHGCLMVFPRPEWEKFRERIAALPMSAQWWKRVFLGNAMDVEMDGTGRILVSPELRAATGIARDTLLLGMGNHFELWDKATYEAKEAEATQGEMPDVFQDFAF; via the coding sequence GTGTTTCAAGGCGCTTCATCGCTCAGTCTGGATGCCAAGGGGCGGCTCTCCGTGCCGACCCGGCACCGTGACGTCCTGAGCGCGACGGCAGGCGGCCAGCTCACGATCACCAAGCATCCGCACGGATGCCTCATGGTGTTCCCCCGTCCCGAATGGGAAAAATTCCGCGAGCGCATCGCCGCGCTGCCGATGTCGGCGCAGTGGTGGAAGCGTGTCTTCCTCGGCAACGCGATGGACGTCGAGATGGATGGCACCGGCCGCATCCTGGTCTCGCCCGAGCTGCGCGCCGCCACCGGCATCGCGCGCGACACGCTGCTCCTGGGCATGGGCAACCACTTCGAGCTCTGGGACAAGGCCACCTACGAGGCCAAGGAGGCCGAGGCCACCCAGGGCGAGATGCCGGATGTGTTTCAGGACTTCGCGTTCTGA
- the rsmH gene encoding 16S rRNA (cytosine(1402)-N(4))-methyltransferase RsmH, giving the protein MNTPWTHTTVLLNEAVEALLSGSAAATGTYVDATFGRGGHARAILARLAPEGRLIAFDKDAEAVAEAARISDARFSIRHQGFRSLGELPDASVNGLLMDLGVSSPQIDNPVRGFSFRFDGPLDMRMDTTRGESVAEWLATAELQQIAEVIRDYGEERFAVQIAKAIVARRQERGAISTTTELAELVAGTVKTREQGQNPATRTFQAFRIFINAELEELQQALEASLSVLQPGGRLAVISFHSLEDRIVKQFIAKHSKEVYDRRAPFAAPKVMKLNALERIKPSEDEVRGNPRSRSAILRVAERTEAN; this is encoded by the coding sequence GTGAACACCCCATGGACCCATACGACCGTCTTGCTGAACGAAGCGGTGGAAGCCCTTCTTTCCGGCAGCGCGGCAGCCACCGGCACCTACGTGGATGCGACCTTCGGGCGCGGAGGGCATGCACGCGCGATCCTCGCGCGGCTCGCTCCGGAAGGCAGGTTGATCGCGTTCGACAAGGATGCGGAAGCGGTGGCCGAAGCAGCGCGCATCTCGGATGCGCGTTTTTCCATCCGGCACCAGGGATTCCGTTCGCTGGGCGAGTTGCCCGACGCGAGCGTCAACGGCTTGTTGATGGACCTGGGCGTGAGTTCGCCGCAAATCGACAACCCGGTGCGCGGCTTCAGTTTTCGATTCGACGGCCCGCTCGACATGCGCATGGACACCACGCGCGGCGAGAGCGTGGCCGAATGGCTGGCAACGGCCGAACTTCAGCAGATTGCAGAGGTGATCCGTGACTATGGCGAAGAACGGTTTGCTGTTCAGATTGCAAAGGCGATTGTTGCTCGCCGACAAGAACGGGGCGCAATTTCAACCACCACCGAACTGGCCGAGCTCGTGGCTGGCACGGTCAAAACCCGCGAGCAGGGCCAGAACCCTGCAACGCGCACATTTCAGGCTTTTCGGATTTTCATCAACGCCGAGCTTGAAGAGCTGCAACAGGCGCTAGAGGCGAGCCTGTCCGTGTTGCAGCCCGGCGGCCGGCTCGCGGTGATCAGCTTCCACTCGCTGGAAGACCGCATCGTCAAGCAGTTCATCGCCAAGCACTCGAAGGAGGTCTACGACCGCCGGGCGCCTTTCGCCGCGCCCAAGGTGATGAAGCTCAACGCGCTCGAGCGCATCAAGCCGTCCGAAGACGAAGTGCGCGGCAACCCACGTTCGCGCAGCGCGATCCTGCGCGTGGCCGAGCGCACCGAGGCCAACTGA
- the ftsL gene encoding cell division protein FtsL, with translation MARLNLLLLMAVIATSLYLVHTQYRSRQLYTELDRVQQEARRLETDHDRLQVEKRAQATPLRVEKLAKEQLQMRTTTPAITQYVRPDGSVIPAVAPLPPVTPPKPAATSARGAAR, from the coding sequence ATGGCCCGCCTGAACCTGCTCCTGCTGATGGCCGTCATCGCGACGTCGCTCTATCTCGTCCATACGCAGTACCGCTCGCGCCAGCTCTACACCGAGCTCGACCGCGTGCAGCAGGAGGCGCGCCGTCTCGAGACCGATCACGACCGGCTGCAGGTCGAGAAGCGTGCCCAGGCCACGCCGCTGCGCGTCGAGAAGCTCGCCAAGGAGCAGCTGCAGATGCGCACGACCACGCCGGCGATCACGCAGTACGTGCGTCCGGACGGCTCGGTGATCCCGGCCGTCGCACCGCTGCCGCCGGTCACGCCGCCCAAGCCGGCCGCCACCTCCGCCAGGGGGGCTGCACGATGA
- a CDS encoding penicillin-binding protein 2 gives MSRRDRSVRYTTSPLLASKTPVWRSKFIVAGIAFGFVMLAGRAAYVQVFNNSFFQRQGEVRFARTLELPANRGRILDRNGLILASSVVAPSIWAIPEDIERDDPEVRAKLKQVAKLLEMPQKDFDKKLQDEDKTFVWIKRQVDEPIAKQIAAMNLKGIYQRKEYKRQYPEGEAAAHVVGFTNVEDNGQEGIELAFNKELAGKAGSRRVIKDRLGRVVEGVGDIVPPLDGQDIQLSVDSKVQFFAYQKLRDAVTARKAKAGSVVVLDSVTGEVLALANYPSYVPDKRQNLTGEQLRNRAVTDTFEPGSTMKPITVGMALEAGRVKPSTLIETGPGRYQIGGFTISDTHNYGTLTVEGVIQKSSNVGALKIAQKMTPHEMWDTYTALGYGQKPQIQFPGAVTGRLRPWKTWKPVEQATMAYGYGLSASLFQMAHSYTSFAHDGSLIPVTILKNSEPPVGVRVFSPSNALAVRKMLQMAAGPGGTGTRAQTVGYSVGGKSGTAHKQVGKGYASNKYRAWFTGMAPIEKPRIIVAVMIDEPSDGQYFGGVAAAPVFSEVVQQTLRMMNVPPDLAVKPLVMTQGVDESF, from the coding sequence ATGAGCCGCCGCGACCGCAGCGTTCGCTACACCACCAGCCCCTTGCTCGCGAGCAAGACGCCGGTGTGGCGCAGCAAGTTCATCGTCGCGGGCATCGCCTTCGGCTTCGTCATGCTGGCGGGGCGCGCGGCGTACGTGCAGGTCTTCAACAACAGCTTCTTCCAGCGGCAGGGCGAAGTGCGCTTTGCGCGCACGCTGGAGCTGCCGGCCAACCGCGGCCGCATCCTCGATCGCAACGGGCTCATCCTCGCCTCCAGCGTGGTGGCGCCCAGCATCTGGGCGATTCCCGAAGACATCGAGCGCGACGACCCCGAGGTGCGCGCCAAGCTCAAGCAGGTGGCCAAGCTGCTGGAGATGCCGCAGAAGGACTTCGACAAGAAGCTGCAGGACGAGGACAAGACCTTCGTCTGGATCAAGCGCCAGGTCGACGAGCCCATCGCCAAGCAGATCGCCGCGATGAACCTCAAGGGCATCTACCAGCGCAAGGAATACAAGCGCCAGTACCCCGAGGGCGAGGCGGCGGCGCACGTGGTCGGCTTCACCAACGTGGAAGACAACGGACAGGAAGGCATCGAGCTCGCGTTCAACAAGGAACTGGCCGGCAAGGCCGGTTCGCGCCGCGTCATCAAGGACCGCCTGGGCCGCGTGGTCGAGGGCGTGGGCGACATCGTCCCGCCGCTCGACGGCCAGGACATCCAGCTGAGCGTCGACAGCAAGGTGCAGTTCTTCGCCTACCAAAAGCTGCGCGACGCGGTGACGGCGCGCAAGGCCAAGGCCGGCAGCGTGGTGGTGCTCGACTCGGTCACCGGCGAGGTGCTGGCGCTGGCCAACTACCCGAGCTACGTGCCCGACAAGCGGCAGAACCTCACTGGCGAACAGTTGCGCAACCGCGCCGTCACCGACACCTTCGAGCCCGGCTCGACGATGAAGCCCATCACCGTCGGCATGGCGCTGGAAGCCGGCCGCGTGAAGCCCTCCACGCTGATCGAAACCGGCCCCGGCCGCTACCAGATCGGCGGCTTCACCATCAGCGACACCCACAACTACGGCACGCTGACGGTCGAGGGCGTGATCCAGAAGTCGAGCAACGTCGGCGCGCTCAAGATCGCGCAGAAGATGACGCCCCACGAGATGTGGGACACCTACACCGCGCTCGGCTACGGCCAGAAGCCGCAGATCCAGTTCCCCGGCGCGGTCACCGGGCGGCTGCGCCCATGGAAGACCTGGAAGCCGGTCGAGCAGGCCACCATGGCCTACGGCTACGGCCTGTCGGCGTCGCTGTTCCAGATGGCGCATTCGTACACCTCGTTCGCGCACGACGGCTCGCTCATTCCGGTCACCATCCTCAAGAATTCCGAGCCGCCGGTCGGCGTGCGGGTGTTCTCGCCCTCCAATGCGCTGGCGGTGCGCAAGATGCTGCAGATGGCGGCCGGCCCCGGCGGCACCGGCACGCGCGCGCAGACGGTCGGCTACTCGGTCGGCGGCAAGTCGGGCACGGCCCACAAGCAGGTCGGCAAGGGCTACGCGAGCAACAAGTACCGCGCCTGGTTCACCGGCATGGCGCCCATCGAGAAGCCGCGCATCATCGTCGCGGTGATGATCGACGAGCCCAGCGACGGCCAGTATTTCGGCGGCGTGGCTGCGGCACCCGTGTTCAGCGAAGTCGTGCAGCAGACCCTGCGCATGATGAACGTCCCGCCCGACCTGGCGGTCAAACCCCTTGTGATGACGCAGGGCGTCGACGAGAGCTTCTGA
- a CDS encoding UDP-N-acetylmuramoyl-L-alanyl-D-glutamate--2,6-diaminopimelate ligase — MLTLTSPQLAALWLKERVQGTLHADSRPVGAGDGFIAWPGAATDGRKHVAAALAQGATACLVEFEGVDAFGFDQSEYSDRIAAYPGLKAATGPIASAFHDNPSALLDVLAVTGTNGKTSTAWWLAESLSTLRAAGGVRAMRPDGTMERSAPSPCAVMGTLGIGVPPELTYTGLTTPDPVMMQGELRALVERGFGACAIEASSIGIAERRLDGAQIAVAVFTNFTQDHLDYHGSMDAYWEAKAELFRWPGLRAAVINIDDMHGASLCANLVDAGIGALDVWTVSAGGKPARLVARDIGYDAQGLQFSVAEHGTASAERLSTGLIGQYNVANLLGVLGTLRALGLSLSQAVAACGNLTSVPGRMERVSVGGDAPLAVVDYAHTPDALDKALAGLRPLAQQRGGALWCVFGCGGDRDPIKRPMMAAVAERQADHVVVTSDNPRSEKPDAIISQVLRGFSRPDVAQVQPDRAAAIADAIAQAAPQDVVLIAGKGHEAWQEIAGQRIPFSDRTHALDALTKRGAA, encoded by the coding sequence ATGCTGACACTCACATCCCCCCAACTGGCCGCGCTCTGGCTCAAGGAGCGCGTGCAGGGTACGCTGCATGCCGACAGCCGGCCCGTGGGCGCGGGCGACGGCTTCATCGCCTGGCCCGGCGCCGCGACCGACGGGCGCAAGCACGTGGCGGCCGCGCTCGCGCAGGGCGCCACGGCCTGCCTGGTCGAGTTCGAAGGTGTCGATGCCTTCGGCTTCGATCAAAGTGAATACAGCGACCGCATCGCGGCCTACCCGGGCCTGAAGGCCGCCACCGGTCCGATCGCCTCGGCTTTCCACGACAACCCCTCGGCGCTGCTCGACGTGCTGGCCGTGACCGGCACCAACGGCAAGACTTCCACCGCATGGTGGCTGGCCGAATCGCTTTCTACGCTGCGCGCGGCCGGCGGCGTTCGCGCGATGCGGCCCGACGGCACCATGGAACGCAGTGCGCCGTCGCCCTGCGCCGTGATGGGCACGCTGGGCATCGGCGTGCCGCCCGAACTCACCTACACCGGCCTCACCACGCCCGACCCCGTGATGATGCAGGGCGAGTTGCGCGCGCTGGTCGAGCGCGGCTTCGGCGCCTGCGCCATCGAGGCCTCGTCGATCGGCATCGCCGAGCGCCGGCTCGACGGTGCGCAGATCGCGGTCGCGGTGTTCACGAACTTCACGCAGGACCACCTCGACTACCACGGCAGCATGGATGCCTACTGGGAAGCCAAGGCCGAGCTGTTCCGCTGGCCGGGCCTGCGCGCCGCGGTGATCAACATCGACGACATGCATGGCGCGAGCCTGTGCGCGAACCTTGTCGATGCCGGCATCGGCGCGCTCGACGTCTGGACCGTGTCGGCCGGCGGCAAGCCGGCGCGCCTAGTGGCGCGCGACATCGGCTACGACGCGCAGGGGCTGCAGTTCTCGGTGGCCGAGCACGGCACCGCGTCGGCCGAGCGTCTCTCCACCGGTCTCATCGGCCAGTACAACGTGGCCAACCTGCTCGGCGTGCTCGGCACGCTGCGCGCACTGGGGCTGTCGCTGTCGCAAGCCGTGGCGGCCTGCGGCAATCTCACGAGCGTGCCCGGCCGCATGGAACGGGTGAGCGTCGGCGGCGATGCGCCGCTGGCCGTGGTCGATTACGCCCACACGCCCGACGCGCTCGACAAGGCGCTCGCCGGCCTGCGCCCGCTGGCGCAACAGCGCGGCGGCGCGCTCTGGTGCGTGTTCGGCTGTGGCGGCGACCGCGACCCGATCAAGCGCCCGATGATGGCCGCCGTCGCCGAGCGCCAGGCCGACCATGTCGTCGTGACCAGCGACAACCCGCGCAGCGAAAAGCCCGACGCGATCATCAGCCAGGTGCTGCGCGGTTTCTCGCGCCCCGACGTTGCCCAGGTGCAGCCCGATCGCGCGGCAGCCATTGCCGACGCGATCGCGCAGGCCGCGCCCCAGGACGTGGTGCTGATCGCCGGCAAGGGCCACGAGGCCTGGCAGGAGATTGCGGGCCAACGCATTCCGTTCTCCGACAGGACCCATGCGCTGGACGCGCTGACGAAGCGAGGTGCGGCATGA